The nucleotide sequence GGAGGAGGATGGCAAAGCCCCGGAGTATATTTAGGGTCATACTGAGCGGCGCCTTTACCCCGATTTGAAAATCGGGGTTTTGTGCCGCGAACGTATGGGGCCGACATCCGAGGAGGATTCATGAAGAAGGCGATCGTCTCCCTTGCTTTGGCCCTGGCGGTGTTGACCGCGATCGCGGCCGCCCAAACGCCGACCTACGTGGGCGCCGACAAATGCGCCCTTTGCCACAAGACCGAAAGGCAAGGCCTGCAGTTCGTGATCTGGCAGGGCGCCAAACACGCCAAGTCCTTCGCCACCCTGAGCTCCCCGCAGGCCGCCCAGAATGCCCAAGCCCTCGGTGTCGCCAAGCCCGCGGAAGATCCCAAGTGCCTCAAGTGCCATGCGCCTCTCCACGACAAGGCCCCCGCCCTCATGGCCGAGGGAGTGACCTGCGAGGTCTGCCACGGCCCCGGCTCCGACTACAAGGCCCTTGCGGTCATGAAGAATCGCGAGGAATCGGCCAAGAAGGGGCTCATCCTCTTTCCGAACCCCGACGACATCAAGGCCCAGTGCCTGAAGTGCCACGAGAACGCCCATGGGCTGACCTTCGATTTCGCGGCCGCTTGGGCCAAGATCAAGCACCCCATTCCGGCCAAGTGACGGGGCCGGATCTCCGGCTCCCCATCCGTCCCGGCCGGCCGGCCCGTGCGGCGGCCCGGGACTCCGAACCGCGTGAGTTTTCCCGTCGTTGAGAGAAATATCTATTTATTCTGAAGCTGGAAGGCGTCGATAATCCGGCGCAGTTCGCGGGCCGCGGCTTCCGGATCGGAAGCGGCCATGATCGCCGAAACGACGGCCAGTCCGTCGGCGCCGGCCGCCAAAACCGCGGCGGCGTTGGCGGCGTTGAGGCCGCCGATGGCCGCCAGGGGAAGCGCCGTCGCCGCCCGCAGGCACCGCAGCCCCTCCGGCCCCCAGGCCGGACCGGCATCCCCTTTGGTCGGCGTGGGAAAGATGGGGCCCACGCCCAGATAATCCGCACCCCGGTTCGCGGCCGCAACGGCCTGGGCCGGATTCTCCACCGACAGCCCGATAATCGCGTCCGGGCCCAGGATGCGGCGGGCTTCCTCTGGAGGCGCATCGCTCTGCCCTAGATGGACCCCGTCGGCGCCCGATGCAAGAGCGACGTCGACGCGGTCGTTGATGAGGAGCGGGACGCGGCTGGGAGCCAAGAGGGATTTCAGACGGACGGCCGTTTCGATGAACGCCGCCGTCGCGAGCCTCTTCTCGCGAAGCTGAACCGCCGTCACGCCGCCCCGGACCGCCGCGGCCACGACATCCTCGAGGAAACGGCCCGCGGCCAGATCCCGGTCGGTGATCAGATACAGGCGCAGATCGAACGGCCGGGTCACCCTTCCTCCAGACGCAGGCGCGACCGGACGGCCTCTGCGCTTAGGGCGTAAAGGGCGTCGAGAAACCGGACTTGGAGCGAAGCTGGACCGGACGCGCCTTCCGCCGCCATCTCGCCGGCAATGCCCATGACGGCCATGGCGTGGACGGCCGCCGCAAAGGGCGAGGGGTTGACCGCGGTAAAAGCCCCGGTCAGAGCGGTCGCGACACAGCCCAGGCCGGTCACCCTCGGCATCAAGGGATGGCCGTTGGCCACTCGAACGAGAGCGGCCGGCCCGACGATGATGTCCACGGGGCCGCTGACGCTGACGACCGGGCCGAAGCGGCCGGCCAGCATCCGGGCCGCTTCCAAAGCGTCGGCGGGATCATGGCGGCTGTCCACGCCCTTGGTCCCGGCCTCGGCCAGGGCCAAGGCCCGGATTTCGGAGGCGTTGCCGCGCAGCACCGCCGGGCGAGCTGTTTCGAGCAAAGCCAGCGCGGTCTCGGTCCGAAAGCGGGTGGCGCCCGCCCCGACCGGGTCGAGGACGATCGGGATGCCCGCGGCCCGGGCCGCCGCCGCGGCCAAGCCCATCGCTTCGATCCAGGGCCGGCTGAGCGTCCCGATGTTGAGGACCAGGGCCCGGGCGAGCCCGGCCATCTCGGCCACTTCCTCGGGGGCATGGGCCATGACCGGCGAAGCTCCCAGGGCCAGCAGCGCGTTGGCGGTCAGGCTCATGGCCACATAGTTGGTGATGTTGTGAACGAGCGGGCGCTCGGCCCGGATCCTCTCGATGTCCCGCCAGATCCCCTGGGCGTCGGTCATAGCGTCCTCCTGATTCCCGAGCCGCTTCCCGCACCGGCCCGGAAGCGAAAAAAAAGGCCGTCTCCCCCGGCTTCGATCAGACGGAGGAAACGGCCTTGGAACGTCGTTACTTCTTGGTCGCGCAGCCGGCGCAGCCGGTGCAACCGGTCTCGGCCATCGGGCCGGCGGCCGGGGTCTTCTTCATCTCTTTCATGTCCTTCATGTTCATATCTTTCATCTTGGCCGCATGCTCCTGGATCTTCTTGACCGTCTCGGCGTTCTTGGAGGTCAGGGTGATGACGACACCGTTCTTGGTCGTTTCGATCTTGCGCTCGACGTCGGGGAGCATCATCGGGCAGCCGGCCATGCCTTCCATGCCGGCGGCCATCTTCTCGTGCATCATGCCCTGGCCCTTCATCATGCCGGCCATCGGCTTGGCCTCGGCGGCCAGATACTTCTCGGGCTCCTTGGCGAAGGAGGTCTTGCAGCCTTCGCTGCAGAAGTAATAGGTTGTGCCCTTGTATTCGTAGGTCCACTTGGCCGTGGCCTTGTCGACCGTCATGCCGCAAACGAGGTCCTTGGCCTTGGACGGATCGACGGCCTGGCCCTGCATCATCTGGCCGTGCATCATGCCCTGGCCTTTCATCTCGCCCATGGGCTTGGTCTCGGCCCCGGGGGCCAAATACTTCTCGGGGTCCTTGATGAAGGACGTCTTGCAGCTCTCCCCGCAGAAGTAATAGGTCGTGCCTTTGTAGTCGTAGGTGTATGTGGCGGTCGATTTGGTCACCGACATGCCGCAGACGGGGTCCTTGGCCTTGTCCGGGCCTTGGGACGCGACCAGCCAACCGCCCGCCGCCACGAGAAGCAGCAGGACGAGAATCAGCAAGCTCGATTTCTTCATTGGAACCTCCGTTCGATTCGGCCCCCCGAGGGGCGGCCGTTGAACGCCTATTATACATATTTATGATAGGATAAATCAAACCACCGTTCGCGGGACGCAGGCTTGAAGGCCGGCCTCCTTCAGACGCCGGCCGGGGCGGTCACAGCCGGGGCGTCCGCATCCGGCGCCGGGGGAAGAAATACAGGTTGACGAAGGCGATCAGCCCCAGTCCGGCCAGGCTCACCAGGATTTTCGCAATCATGCCGCCTCCTTCAATCGCCCGGGCGGAAACGCCGGAGGCGAAGGGAATTCGAAACCACCGAGACCGAGCTGAAGGCCATGGCGGCGGACGCCAGCATCGGGTTGAGCAGAAGGCCGAAGAAGGGATAGAGGAGACCCGCCGCCACGGGGATGCCGATGACGTTGTAAAAAAAAGCCCAGAAGAGGTTCTGCTTGATCGTTCGGATCGTCCGACGGCTTAGGGCGATGGCTCGCGCGACGCCGGCCAGATCGCCCCTGATCAGGGTGATGTCGGCGGCTTCCATGGCCACGTCGGTGCCCGTCCCGATGGCGATCCCGACGTCGGCCTGGGCCAGGGCCGGAGCGTCGTTGATCCCGTCGCCGACCATGGCCACCCGGCGACCCTCGGCCTGCAGGGCGCGGATCGCCGCCGTTTTATCCGCGGGCAGCAGCTCGGCCCGAACCCGGTCTACACCCGCCGCCCGGGCCACTGCCTCGGCGGTTCGGCGGTGATCGCCGGTTAGCATGACGACCTCCAGGCCGAGCCCCTTGAGCTTCGCAACGGCGTCCGCCGCCCCGTCCTTGAGGGGATCCGCGATGCCCAGAAGCCCTGCCGCCCGCCCGTCCGCCGCCGCATAGACCGGCGTCTTGCCCTCGCCGGCCAGGTTTTCGCCGCGGGCCGCCAGGCCGGAGGCGTCGATGCCCCGCGACTCCAGGAGGGCCTTGGTCCCGACGAGGACCCGCCGACCTCCCACGACGGCTTCGACCCCCCGGCCTTCGAGGGCCATGAAATCGGCCGCGGCCTCGAGCTCGAGGCCCCGTGATCCGGCGGCTTCGACGACGGCCGAGGCCAGGGGATGCTCGGAAGGACGCTCGGCCGCGGCCATGAGCGAGAGCAGGGCGTCCGCCGTCCAGCCCTCGGCGGGGACGACATCGGTCACCTCCGGCGTTCCCTTGGTCAGCGTCCCGGTCTTGT is from Candidatus Aminicenantes bacterium and encodes:
- a CDS encoding multiheme c-type cytochrome; this encodes MKKAIVSLALALAVLTAIAAAQTPTYVGADKCALCHKTERQGLQFVIWQGAKHAKSFATLSSPQAAQNAQALGVAKPAEDPKCLKCHAPLHDKAPALMAEGVTCEVCHGPGSDYKALAVMKNREESAKKGLILFPNPDDIKAQCLKCHENAHGLTFDFAAAWAKIKHPIPAK
- the thiE gene encoding thiamine phosphate synthase, which gives rise to MTRPFDLRLYLITDRDLAAGRFLEDVVAAAVRGGVTAVQLREKRLATAAFIETAVRLKSLLAPSRVPLLINDRVDVALASGADGVHLGQSDAPPEEARRILGPDAIIGLSVENPAQAVAAANRGADYLGVGPIFPTPTKGDAGPAWGPEGLRCLRAATALPLAAIGGLNAANAAAVLAAGADGLAVVSAIMAASDPEAAARELRRIIDAFQLQNK
- the thiM gene encoding hydroxyethylthiazole kinase, with the protein product MTDAQGIWRDIERIRAERPLVHNITNYVAMSLTANALLALGASPVMAHAPEEVAEMAGLARALVLNIGTLSRPWIEAMGLAAAAARAAGIPIVLDPVGAGATRFRTETALALLETARPAVLRGNASEIRALALAEAGTKGVDSRHDPADALEAARMLAGRFGPVVSVSGPVDIIVGPAALVRVANGHPLMPRVTGLGCVATALTGAFTAVNPSPFAAAVHAMAVMGIAGEMAAEGASGPASLQVRFLDALYALSAEAVRSRLRLEEG
- a CDS encoding YHS domain-containing protein, whose translation is MKKSSLLILVLLLLVAAGGWLVASQGPDKAKDPVCGMSVTKSTATYTYDYKGTTYYFCGESCKTSFIKDPEKYLAPGAETKPMGEMKGQGMMHGQMMQGQAVDPSKAKDLVCGMTVDKATAKWTYEYKGTTYYFCSEGCKTSFAKEPEKYLAAEAKPMAGMMKGQGMMHEKMAAGMEGMAGCPMMLPDVERKIETTKNGVVITLTSKNAETVKKIQEHAAKMKDMNMKDMKEMKKTPAAGPMAETGCTGCAGCATKK